One window of Elaeis guineensis isolate ETL-2024a chromosome 11, EG11, whole genome shotgun sequence genomic DNA carries:
- the LOC105054509 gene encoding ubiquitin-like protein 5 yields the protein MIEVVLNDRLGKKVRVKCNEDDTIGDLKKLVAAQTGTRADKIRIQKWYTMYKDHITLRDYEIHDGMGLELYYN from the coding sequence ATGATCGAGGTGGTGCTGAACGATCGGCTGGGGAAGAAGGTGCGGGTGAAGTGCAACGAGGACGACACCATCGGCGATCTCAAGAAGCTGGTGGCGGCGCAGACCGGGACCAGGGCCGACAAGATCCGCATCCAGAAGTGGTACACCATGTACAAGGACCACATCACCCTACGCGACTACGAGATCCACGACGGCATGGGCCTCGAGCTTTACTACAACTAA